A window from Bacteroidota bacterium encodes these proteins:
- a CDS encoding zinc-dependent metalloprotease, with translation MKKLLLLIFLFPLSIFSQKLPSIEEKTKDLKRYEGFLNFYWDENAGKIFLEVDKLDTEVLYVTSLPAGLGSNDIGLDRGLLGGERIVKFSKVGRKILLIQPNYNYRAITNDNAEKRAVEQSFAQSTIWGFTAEAETGTHILVDATDFLLRDAMQVANRIRGSQQGNYSFDKNRSAFYLPRTKNFPQNTEFEATVTFVNNDGNTGNFVNSVTPSSEAITLRIHHSFVQLPDNDYKPRVFDPRSSFIPVSYFDYSTPVSEPIEKYFIMRHRLKKKDPNAAVSEAVKPIIYYLDNGTPEPIRSALLEGASWWNQAFEAAGYKNAFQVKLLPEDADPMDVRYNVINWVHRSTRGWSYGASVTDPRTGEIIKGHVSLGSLRVRQDYLIATGLLAPFENGTPVDDKMLKMALARLKQLSAHEVGHTIGLMHNYAASVSNRASVMDYPHPMAKLNAAGQIDLSDAYDNKIGDWDKVAVTFGYQDFSSGTNEASALNKILADGEKKGLQFISDQDARAPGGLHPQAHLWDNGNDAVTELKDVMKVRAKALSDFGEKNIRPGMPMAMLEDVLVPIYFYHRYQIEAATKLVGGMNYTYALRGDGQLITKALTKDEQRRALNAVIDCLDPKFLLLPDRIAQLIPPRPAGYDFTRELFKKKTGLAFDILSPAETAADLPLSFLFNSERLNRMVQYEAVNNGLGVGEMMNILILKTWKASRMTGVEKLIQLQTEQVLLTYLLSASVNDNNSFAVKSVLTKSLKDLKTFIESSLKTVTDETYKGHLMLALERMNKPADAKPTIHRAIPPGAPIGCDWD, from the coding sequence ATGAAAAAATTACTGCTGCTAATATTCTTATTCCCATTATCCATATTTTCTCAAAAGCTTCCTTCAATAGAAGAAAAAACCAAAGACCTGAAGAGGTATGAAGGCTTTTTAAATTTTTATTGGGATGAAAACGCCGGAAAGATTTTTCTTGAAGTCGATAAGCTGGATACAGAAGTCCTATACGTTACATCATTGCCGGCTGGCTTAGGTTCCAACGATATTGGTCTCGACCGCGGTTTGCTTGGTGGCGAACGCATTGTTAAGTTTTCAAAAGTTGGAAGGAAAATTTTACTGATACAGCCTAACTATAATTATCGGGCAATAACAAATGATAATGCTGAGAAAAGAGCCGTTGAACAATCTTTTGCCCAATCAACTATCTGGGGTTTTACAGCAGAAGCGGAAACAGGCACTCATATTTTAGTTGACGCAACTGATTTTTTATTACGTGATGCAATGCAGGTAGCCAACCGTATTCGGGGTAGCCAGCAGGGAAATTATTCTTTCGATAAAAACCGCTCAGCATTTTATTTACCACGTACAAAAAATTTTCCGCAGAATACAGAGTTTGAAGCAACGGTCACATTTGTAAATAATGACGGCAATACCGGGAATTTCGTGAACTCAGTTACCCCATCATCTGAAGCTATTACATTGCGCATTCATCATTCCTTTGTGCAATTACCGGATAATGATTACAAACCAAGAGTGTTCGATCCCCGCAGTAGTTTTATTCCTGTTTCTTATTTTGATTATAGTACACCTGTATCAGAGCCGATTGAAAAATATTTTATCATGCGGCATCGGCTGAAGAAAAAAGACCCGAATGCTGCTGTAAGTGAAGCGGTAAAACCAATTATTTATTATTTAGATAACGGAACGCCAGAACCGATACGCAGTGCGCTGCTTGAAGGGGCAAGTTGGTGGAACCAAGCATTTGAAGCAGCTGGATATAAAAATGCTTTCCAGGTAAAATTGTTGCCAGAGGACGCAGACCCGATGGATGTAAGATATAATGTGATCAACTGGGTACACCGCAGCACAAGAGGGTGGAGTTATGGTGCATCAGTGACTGATCCGCGGACAGGAGAAATAATAAAAGGTCATGTATCATTGGGTTCATTACGGGTAAGACAAGATTATTTAATAGCAACAGGATTATTGGCACCGTTTGAAAACGGAACTCCTGTTGATGATAAAATGCTTAAAATGGCATTAGCAAGGTTGAAACAATTATCGGCACACGAAGTGGGACATACAATTGGACTTATGCATAATTATGCAGCAAGTGTAAGTAATCGTGCAAGTGTGATGGATTATCCACACCCGATGGCAAAACTGAATGCGGCAGGGCAAATAGATTTAAGTGATGCGTATGATAATAAGATTGGCGATTGGGATAAGGTAGCAGTTACATTCGGTTACCAGGATTTTTCTTCTGGTACAAATGAAGCGAGTGCATTGAATAAAATTCTAGCCGATGGTGAGAAAAAAGGATTACAGTTTATTTCTGACCAGGATGCAAGAGCACCCGGTGGCTTACACCCGCAGGCACATTTATGGGATAACGGCAACGATGCCGTGACAGAATTAAAAGATGTAATGAAAGTTCGTGCAAAAGCATTATCTGATTTTGGAGAAAAAAATATAAGACCCGGTATGCCAATGGCAATGCTTGAAGATGTGCTGGTGCCAATTTATTTTTATCATCGTTATCAAATTGAGGCCGCTACTAAACTTGTTGGCGGCATGAATTATACATATGCATTACGTGGAGATGGACAGCTCATTACAAAAGCATTGACAAAAGATGAACAACGAAGAGCTTTGAATGCTGTAATAGATTGCTTAGACCCGAAATTTTTATTGTTGCCGGATCGAATAGCACAATTGATTCCTCCACGACCGGCAGGATATGATTTTACAAGAGAATTATTTAAGAAAAAAACAGGATTAGCATTTGATATTTTATCACCAGCTGAAACAGCAGCTGATCTGCCACTGTCATTTTTATTTAATTCAGAACGTTTGAATAGAATGGTACAGTATGAGGCGGTGAATAACGGCTTAGGAGTTGGAGAAATGATGAATATTCTTATTTTAAAAACATGGAAAGCAAGCAGGATGACCGGAGTAGAAAAATTAATTCAGCTACAGACCGAGCAGGTGTTGTTGACTTATTTATTATCAGCAAGTGTAAATGATAATAATTCTTTTGCTGTAAAATCAGTTTTAACCAAATCGCTGAAAGATCTCAAAACATTTATAGAATCTTCCCTTAAAACTGTAACAGATGAAACCTATAAAGGGCATTTGATGCTAGCATTGGAAAGAATGAATAAGCCTGCTGATGCAAAACCAACAATTCACCGTGCCATTCCGCCCGGCGCACCGATTGGATGTGACTGGGATTAA
- a CDS encoding T9SS type A sorting domain-containing protein has translation MIAACLYSQLSIAQTTNISGVVNSYYQVIEVMPTIYALKVSNPAGLGVNNRVLIVQMKGASVNTANDTGFGDTTTLNEAGNYETAVICKIKTDTIYFHHTFLNTYSPVTGKVQMVKMAEYYSANVTDTIKATSWNNTSGTGGVIAIFCDMNLTLNAPIYADSSGYRGGAFVASSGTCSNFFPASAYYYTASSTSPQSGAWKGEGITAVVASQSGGRGAPANGGGGGNNHNNSGGGGANLNGGGIGGGNSSTAGCTTMLRGLAGKALSNWSGQKVFFGGGGGAGHSNGGIFIKGGGNGGGIIFIHAENVIGNGYKISANGGSGGQSLSDGAGGGGAGGTIISDITNFTGSITLQVNGGNGGNSDDGGTVDRCYGGGGGGSGGVIYFSATTPGITVNNNGGNAGTETGRSAGCAAAVAAGPGNNGQIIQNYFYKRSTEPASNCGGALPFKFSYFTAKAAQQKVSLEWRITGAESINHFVIEKQITNNDWATIQTIPASRLSEIYKAEDLYPAMGKNYYRIKIIENDNKQTYSSVRLVDFSSRATEFSVFPNPAQHTITISRNNTAPVNLRVLSLTGNLILQKQLTDLQTTIYLPSLAPGVYILQSAGVNKKLIIH, from the coding sequence TTGATAGCCGCATGCTTATACAGTCAATTAAGTATTGCACAGACCACTAATATCAGCGGGGTGGTCAATTCCTATTACCAGGTGATTGAGGTAATGCCCACTATTTATGCCTTGAAAGTAAGTAACCCCGCCGGCTTAGGTGTAAATAACAGGGTACTGATCGTTCAAATGAAAGGGGCTTCGGTTAATACTGCCAACGACACCGGATTTGGTGATACAACTACACTGAATGAAGCGGGCAATTATGAAACAGCGGTAATCTGTAAAATAAAAACAGATACCATTTATTTCCATCATACATTTTTGAATACTTACTCACCCGTAACTGGTAAAGTTCAAATGGTAAAGATGGCAGAATATTATTCAGCCAATGTTACGGATACTATCAAAGCAACATCCTGGAATAATACATCGGGTACCGGTGGTGTCATCGCAATCTTCTGTGATATGAACCTTACATTGAATGCGCCAATCTATGCAGATTCATCGGGCTATCGAGGTGGAGCATTTGTTGCAAGCAGTGGTACCTGTTCAAACTTTTTTCCGGCCAGCGCCTATTATTATACAGCATCATCCACTTCTCCACAAAGCGGGGCATGGAAAGGTGAGGGTATTACAGCAGTTGTTGCATCACAAAGTGGTGGCCGCGGTGCACCAGCTAATGGTGGCGGTGGGGGTAATAATCATAACAACAGCGGTGGTGGTGGTGCCAATTTAAATGGAGGTGGAATCGGTGGCGGTAATTCAAGTACAGCCGGATGTACAACTATGCTCCGCGGATTAGCAGGAAAAGCGTTGAGTAATTGGAGTGGTCAAAAGGTTTTTTTTGGTGGCGGTGGCGGTGCCGGTCATTCCAACGGAGGAATTTTTATAAAAGGTGGTGGCAATGGTGGCGGAATTATTTTTATTCATGCGGAAAATGTAATTGGTAACGGTTATAAAATTTCCGCTAATGGCGGTAGTGGTGGGCAATCATTATCCGATGGTGCAGGTGGTGGTGGCGCCGGGGGAACCATCATTTCTGATATAACAAATTTTACAGGCAGTATAACCTTACAAGTAAATGGCGGAAATGGAGGTAACTCTGATGACGGTGGTACTGTGGACCGTTGTTATGGCGGAGGGGGTGGCGGCAGTGGAGGTGTTATTTATTTTTCTGCAACAACTCCTGGTATTACTGTTAATAATAATGGTGGAAATGCAGGCACTGAAACAGGAAGGAGTGCAGGTTGTGCGGCGGCCGTTGCAGCCGGTCCAGGCAATAATGGGCAAATCATTCAGAATTATTTTTATAAACGATCTACTGAACCTGCTTCTAATTGCGGGGGTGCTTTACCCTTTAAGTTTTCCTATTTCACTGCAAAAGCTGCGCAACAAAAAGTTTCATTGGAATGGAGAATAACAGGAGCCGAATCAATCAACCATTTTGTTATTGAAAAACAAATTACAAATAATGATTGGGCAACTATTCAAACAATACCCGCATCCCGTCTTTCAGAGATTTACAAAGCAGAAGATCTATATCCCGCGATGGGAAAAAATTATTATCGCATCAAAATAATTGAGAACGATAATAAACAAACTTACTCATCTGTACGATTGGTTGATTTTAGTAGTAGAGCAACTGAGTTCTCTGTTTTTCCGAATCCTGCACAGCATACTATTACCATCAGCAGAAATAACACGGCCCCGGTAAATTTGAGAGTGTTGAGCTTAACAGGTAATCTTATTTTGCAAAAACAATTAACCGATCTTCAAACTACAATTTATCTTCCTTCGTTAGCCCCGGGTGTTTATATCCTTCAATCAGCAGGGGTAAATAAAAAATTGATCATTCATTAA
- a CDS encoding response regulator transcription factor: protein MSRYKCLIIEDEPLAQNILKKYISDHPSLELVAVCADALEAQPILSQQNIQLLFLDINLPKLSGINFIKTLIHPPHIIFTTAYPEFAVEGFELNAVDYLLKPFSFERFLKAVNKAIEKINSSVTPSQRIEPSPPSFAFLKADKKLHKINLDSILYIEAVGDYMKVMTESETLLVNETMKKMLENLPANKFIRVHKGFIVAINRIKYIEGNFIRIAEKDIPIGATYSDDFFSKFERKAT, encoded by the coding sequence ATGAGCCGATATAAATGCCTAATAATAGAAGATGAACCCTTGGCACAGAATATCCTTAAAAAATATATTTCTGACCATCCTTCACTAGAACTGGTTGCAGTATGTGCCGATGCATTGGAAGCGCAGCCAATATTATCACAGCAAAATATTCAATTGCTTTTTCTTGATATCAATCTGCCAAAACTATCAGGGATCAATTTTATTAAAACGCTTATTCATCCTCCGCACATAATTTTTACAACAGCTTACCCGGAATTTGCGGTAGAAGGATTTGAATTAAATGCGGTTGACTATTTATTAAAACCATTTTCATTTGAACGCTTTCTGAAAGCTGTAAATAAAGCAATTGAAAAAATAAATTCCTCCGTGACCCCATCTCAAAGAATTGAGCCGTCTCCTCCATCTTTTGCTTTTCTGAAAGCAGATAAAAAATTACATAAAATTAATCTTGATAGCATTCTCTATATTGAAGCAGTGGGGGACTATATGAAAGTGATGACTGAATCGGAAACGTTATTGGTAAATGAAACTATGAAAAAAATGCTGGAAAATCTTCCTGCAAATAAATTTATACGGGTACACAAGGGCTTTATTGTAGCTATCAACAGAATTAAATACATTGAAGGAAATTTTATACGAATTGCTGAAAAAGATATTCCCATAGGTGCTACATATAGTGATGATTTTTTTTCAAAATTTGAAAGAAAGGCAACTTAA
- a CDS encoding GHKL domain-containing protein has translation MKKKYWELNHPILRIIQHLAFWVLSFFVFLYLFKTGAKPEKIDYIYTILFQLTLLPAVYLNIELLLPKLGNKKRILFYLFSLVVLIILFAWINYSFFDDWSAKLFPDYFFISYFTYREIVLFFIVYTIITMLLKLSKSWFLVSELQKELLEKEKQKTEVELKALKAQINPHFFFNTLNSIYSMALDKDERLPGTVLQLSDLMRYFLYGSRDNFIPLEKDLTVVKEYIALQKLRSDAQLDIETKISGEINDQQIAPLLLITFLENAFKHGAKGSSENTFIKLDIKVEKNKLNFTVENNKGYIDDVKTGDHNGLGLENVKRQLELLYPGKHLLNIKDEQDRFVVALQLSL, from the coding sequence ATGAAGAAAAAGTATTGGGAACTCAATCATCCGATATTGAGAATTATTCAGCACCTGGCATTCTGGGTGCTATCATTCTTTGTGTTCCTTTATCTTTTTAAAACTGGGGCTAAGCCTGAAAAGATAGATTACATCTATACAATCCTATTCCAGCTTACACTCTTACCGGCTGTTTATTTAAATATAGAATTGCTTTTACCAAAGCTGGGAAACAAGAAACGAATCCTGTTTTATTTATTTTCATTAGTTGTCCTTATCATTCTTTTTGCATGGATCAATTATAGTTTTTTTGACGACTGGTCTGCAAAACTATTCCCTGATTATTTTTTTATCTCCTATTTTACTTACCGTGAGATTGTTCTTTTTTTTATTGTTTACACTATCATCACAATGCTGCTCAAGCTTTCAAAATCATGGTTCCTGGTAAGCGAATTACAAAAAGAATTGCTGGAAAAAGAAAAACAAAAAACTGAAGTGGAACTAAAAGCGCTGAAAGCGCAGATCAATCCGCATTTCTTTTTTAATACACTGAACAGCATCTATTCCATGGCGCTGGATAAAGATGAGCGATTACCCGGTACAGTATTACAACTGTCGGACCTGATGCGATATTTTCTTTATGGGTCCAGAGACAATTTTATTCCGTTAGAAAAAGATCTGACCGTTGTGAAGGAGTATATTGCTCTCCAAAAGCTGCGTTCGGATGCACAATTAGATATTGAAACAAAAATATCCGGAGAGATCAACGATCAGCAAATTGCACCATTGCTTCTTATTACATTTCTTGAAAATGCATTCAAGCATGGCGCTAAAGGAAGTTCAGAAAATACATTTATAAAGCTTGATATAAAAGTGGAGAAGAATAAGCTGAATTTTACAGTGGAAAATAATAAAGGCTACATTGATGATGTAAAAACAGGCGATCATAATGGCCTTGGGCTTGAAAATGTAAAACGCCAGTTAGAGTTATTGTATCCGGGCAAACATTTGCTGAACATAAAAGATGAACAGGATCGTTTTGTTGTCGCATTACAATTAAGTTTATGA
- a CDS encoding beta-lactamase family protein, which yields MIETAEDNLQVELCWVPVIVFKMFLQNYKIPCNIISGYRGRSFPNVLPYYHISPFLFHPLFIYKYFIMKNLFFLVVAVLLTGHTVLQAQPSVQNIIKNQNSVFKTSKLQGLVNDYVNKGLPGMILLVKNGDSTWQTAAGFSDIEKGVAMETTNKLMIASITKMFVAVVTLRLQEDGKLDIDKPINTFKCGYRFKDIPNAEKITIRHLLNHTSGLPDFIKTSRFVTNLLDHPLNNWKKNDLLKFLANTKPEFIPGEKGMYSNSNFLLLSVILDEGFKDSIDHASLIQRDIIDPLLLDHTHYIDRKAPPKNLAQGYADLYSNNHLINLTHLNIGGSGNGFSGMFSTVADLSKFLDALLIKKTLLNDSSLKQMLSFTQDTEEKAVAFGLGIWKDFQDTGTDKFAYGHRGREAAYTADLFWFPAQDIMYVLMMNCGIGTDSPFKEMFLEFRKELVTELLRGSETDQK from the coding sequence TTGATCGAAACGGCAGAGGACAATTTACAGGTGGAATTATGCTGGGTGCCGGTCATCGTTTTCAAAATGTTTCTGCAGAATTACAAAATACCTTGCAATATCATTTCTGGTTACAGGGGCCGTTCATTCCCAAACGTGCTCCCCTATTACCACATCAGTCCTTTTCTTTTTCATCCTCTTTTCATCTATAAATATTTTATTATGAAAAATTTATTTTTCCTGGTAGTGGCAGTTTTACTTACAGGACACACAGTGCTCCAAGCACAACCATCCGTTCAAAATATTATTAAAAACCAGAACTCTGTTTTCAAAACTTCGAAGCTTCAAGGATTGGTAAATGATTACGTAAATAAAGGTTTACCCGGGATGATACTATTGGTAAAGAATGGTGATTCCACCTGGCAAACAGCCGCCGGATTTTCTGATATAGAAAAAGGGGTCGCTATGGAAACCACGAATAAATTAATGATCGCCAGTATTACCAAAATGTTTGTAGCTGTTGTTACGCTCAGGTTGCAGGAAGATGGAAAACTGGATATTGACAAACCGATCAATACTTTTAAGTGCGGGTATAGATTTAAAGACATTCCAAATGCAGAGAAAATCACCATCCGGCATCTATTGAATCATACAAGTGGGTTACCTGATTTTATCAAAACCAGTCGTTTTGTTACCAACCTGCTTGATCATCCTTTAAATAACTGGAAAAAGAATGACCTGTTGAAATTTCTGGCGAACACAAAGCCTGAATTTATTCCCGGAGAAAAAGGAATGTATAGCAACTCGAATTTTTTATTATTATCGGTAATACTTGATGAAGGATTTAAGGACTCGATCGATCATGCATCCTTGATCCAGAGAGATATCATTGACCCACTTCTTTTAGATCATACACATTATATTGATCGCAAGGCTCCCCCAAAAAATTTGGCCCAAGGTTATGCCGACCTGTACAGCAATAACCATCTTATTAATCTCACACACCTGAATATCGGTGGATCAGGGAATGGGTTCAGTGGAATGTTTAGTACCGTTGCAGATCTATCTAAGTTTTTGGATGCGCTATTGATCAAAAAGACCTTGTTGAATGATAGCAGCTTAAAGCAAATGCTGAGCTTTACGCAGGATACTGAAGAAAAAGCAGTAGCATTTGGGTTGGGCATTTGGAAAGATTTCCAGGATACAGGAACTGACAAATTTGCTTATGGCCATAGGGGAAGAGAAGCGGCCTATACTGCTGACCTGTTTTGGTTCCCAGCCCAGGATATTATGTATGTTTTAATGATGAATTGTGGTATTGGTACGGATTCACCCTTCAAAGAAATGTTTCTCGAGTTTCGTAAAGAATTGGTCACTGAATTACTCAGGGGATCAGAAACTGATCAGAAATGA
- a CDS encoding CDGSH iron-sulfur domain-containing protein: MEKIPNENLPKSTDCEPIGIDVVPGKVYSWCSCGLTATTPFCDNAHRDIEDEPYRSIKVQFDKAETVWFCQCKHTKTPPFCDDTHKSLK, encoded by the coding sequence ATGGAAAAAATACCAAATGAAAATTTACCTAAATCAACAGACTGTGAACCTATTGGTATCGATGTGGTACCCGGGAAGGTTTATTCCTGGTGTAGTTGTGGATTGACTGCAACAACTCCCTTTTGTGATAATGCTCATCGTGATATTGAAGATGAGCCTTACCGAAGTATAAAAGTTCAGTTTGACAAAGCCGAAACTGTCTGGTTTTGCCAATGTAAGCACACTAAAACACCTCCGTTTTGTGATGATACTCACAAAAGTCTGAAGTAG
- the meaB gene encoding methylmalonyl Co-A mutase-associated GTPase MeaB, with translation MWQELLNQIKQGDIKSLARAISLIENEQEGYHKLLENITAHHPTKIIGITGPPGAGKSTLVDSLIGVLTSTGKKVAVLCVDPSSPFNLGAVLGDRIRMSDWYVNPNVFIRSLATRGSMGGLHPKIIEISDLLKAAPFDHIIIETVGVGQSEIEIAGLADVTVVVMVPEGGDEIQTMKAGLMEIADVFVVNKADRPDADLFVKNLMQMLAPTFSKHYNEVPVVKTVASQKTGVKELAEIILNQLHKSHLTDKRFWLLAEKAYWLIQQKRMKGVSKDDLKKNIEEEFVKTKSFNLYQFIKQF, from the coding sequence ATGTGGCAGGAATTACTTAATCAAATCAAACAGGGCGATATAAAATCGCTGGCTAGGGCAATTTCGCTGATAGAAAATGAGCAGGAGGGTTATCATAAATTGCTGGAAAATATTACTGCACACCATCCTACAAAGATCATCGGCATCACTGGTCCGCCGGGTGCAGGCAAAAGCACATTGGTTGATTCATTGATCGGTGTATTGACCTCCACAGGGAAAAAAGTTGCAGTACTATGTGTTGATCCCTCCTCTCCATTTAATTTGGGTGCTGTACTGGGTGACCGTATACGTATGAGTGACTGGTATGTAAATCCCAATGTTTTTATCCGATCATTAGCTACCAGGGGAAGCATGGGCGGCTTGCACCCGAAAATTATTGAGATAAGTGATCTGTTAAAAGCGGCACCATTTGATCATATCATTATTGAAACAGTGGGTGTAGGCCAAAGTGAAATTGAGATCGCCGGGCTTGCTGATGTAACTGTTGTTGTGATGGTACCGGAGGGTGGCGATGAAATACAAACAATGAAAGCAGGGCTGATGGAAATAGCAGATGTATTTGTTGTGAATAAAGCAGACCGGCCCGATGCTGATCTGTTTGTAAAAAACTTAATGCAGATGCTGGCACCAACATTCAGCAAACATTATAATGAAGTGCCGGTAGTAAAAACGGTGGCTTCACAAAAAACAGGAGTAAAGGAACTGGCTGAAATTATTTTGAACCAGTTACACAAATCCCATTTAACAGATAAACGTTTCTGGCTGCTGGCAGAAAAAGCTTACTGGCTTATTCAACAAAAACGAATGAAGGGTGTTTCTAAAGATGATCTGAAAAAAAATATTGAAGAAGAATTCGTAAAAACTAAATCATTCAACCTGTACCAATTCATTAAGCAATTCTAA
- a CDS encoding glycosyltransferase family 2 protein, whose amino-acid sequence MFQFSVVIVCKNEEAIIGKTLQSLQGFAPDIVVYDNGSTDNTIEIVKTYPANLVQGPWEGFGKTKNKANSYAKHDWILGLDADEIPDEEMKKIISNLSGADEAAVFKFRFKNFLQNKWIRYGEWGNDKHIRLFNRKQVKWNDAEVHEQLIFPANVKIKELNGFVLHYTMKDETDYKNKMENYARLNAEKYFRQGKRSSMLKQWLSPAFSFIQNYIFKLGILDGRAGFTCAKMTAYYTFLKYKRLNELRNIEQGTKNTE is encoded by the coding sequence ATGTTTCAGTTTTCTGTGGTCATAGTTTGTAAAAACGAAGAAGCTATTATCGGAAAGACATTGCAGTCTTTGCAGGGCTTTGCGCCGGATATAGTTGTATATGATAATGGCAGCACAGATAATACAATTGAAATTGTAAAAACATACCCGGCGAATTTAGTACAAGGTCCTTGGGAAGGTTTTGGTAAAACAAAAAACAAAGCCAACAGCTATGCAAAGCATGACTGGATACTTGGCCTTGATGCAGATGAAATACCGGATGAAGAAATGAAAAAAATAATATCAAATCTTTCTGGTGCTGATGAAGCAGCGGTTTTTAAATTCAGGTTTAAAAATTTTCTCCAGAATAAATGGATACGTTATGGTGAATGGGGCAATGATAAACATATCCGCCTCTTTAACCGCAAACAGGTAAAATGGAACGACGCAGAAGTGCATGAGCAATTGATATTTCCAGCCAATGTAAAGATAAAAGAATTGAATGGCTTCGTACTTCATTACACTATGAAGGATGAAACAGATTACAAAAACAAAATGGAAAACTATGCACGGCTGAATGCGGAGAAATATTTCCGACAAGGAAAAAGATCTTCAATGTTGAAGCAATGGTTATCGCCGGCATTTTCATTTATACAGAACTATATTTTTAAACTCGGTATTTTGGATGGCCGGGCTGGATTTACTTGTGCAAAGATGACAGCTTATTATACTTTTTTAAAATACAAACGATTAAATGAACTCAGGAATATTGAACAAGGAACAAAGAATACTGAATAA
- a CDS encoding peptidase S16 produces the protein MTNFIPIFPLGIVVYPGEKLNLHIFEPRYKQLITECHQAKKPFGIPTVIENKVQEYGSMVQITELSKLYDNGEMDIKTAGVRIFRTLELIKEIPDKLYSGAIVNYPDNIDNGNRELMRKVMSSIVELHKLLEVDKDFKKADEVINAYDVAHHIGLSLREEYELLQLMQELQRQEYLKRYLTKVIPMVAEMEGLKLKVKQNGHFKNLKGFNFEG, from the coding sequence ATGACCAATTTCATTCCCATATTCCCTCTCGGCATCGTTGTTTATCCCGGTGAAAAACTAAACCTGCACATTTTTGAGCCTCGTTATAAACAACTGATCACTGAATGTCACCAGGCAAAAAAACCATTTGGCATTCCTACGGTAATTGAAAATAAAGTGCAGGAGTATGGTTCGATGGTGCAGATAACTGAACTGAGTAAACTGTATGACAATGGCGAGATGGATATAAAAACCGCCGGCGTAAGAATATTCAGAACCCTGGAACTTATAAAAGAAATACCGGATAAACTCTACAGTGGCGCTATTGTAAACTATCCCGATAATATTGACAATGGTAACCGTGAACTGATGCGCAAAGTAATGAGCAGCATTGTTGAATTGCATAAACTGCTTGAGGTGGATAAGGATTTTAAAAAAGCTGATGAAGTGATCAATGCATATGATGTGGCCCATCATATCGGCCTGAGCCTGCGGGAGGAATATGAATTATTGCAATTAATGCAAGAACTACAGCGGCAGGAATACCTGAAACGATATTTAACCAAAGTAATACCGATGGTGGCAGAAATGGAAGGCTTAAAACTTAAAGTAAAACAGAACGGCCACTTTAAAAACCTGAAGGGATTTAATTTTGAAGGATAG